CCCCCGGCCCGTGCTGCGATCAGCCGCTGACGCCGGGACGGCGCGCCGTCAGCTAGACGCTTTCGAGCGTTACATTGCCGTTGGTGAACACGCAAATGTCGGCAGCGACGGCCATCGCCTTGCGCGCGATGGTTTCGGCGTCGTCCTCGTATTCCGCGAGGGCGCGCGCGGCGGCGAGCGCGAAATTGCCGCCCGATCCGATCGCGGCGATCCCGCCTTCGGGTTCGAGCACGTCGCCATTGCCGGTCAGCACCAGCAGCGTGTCCTTGTCGGCAACGATCATCAACGCTTCGAGATTGCGCAGGTACTTGTCGGTTCGCCAGTCCTTGGCGAGCTCGACCGCGGCGCGCAGCAACTGCCCTGAATATTGTTCCAGCTTCTTCTCAAGCCGTTCGAACAGGGTGAAGGCATCGGCTGTCGCGCCGGCGAAACCGGCGATGACCTTGCCGCCCTCGCCGATCCTGCGGACCTTGCGGGCGTTGGGTTTCATCACGGTGTTGCCCATCGAGACCTGCCCGTCACCGGCAATCACGGTGGTGTCGTCGCGCCTGATGCCGACGATCGTGGTGCCGTGCCATTGGACAAGGCCGTGGCTGTCGCTGTGCTGTGTCATGCCGCGAGATATGGGCGCTCGCCCTGGCCGATCAAGCTACGGACCGCCCGGACCCGCTCCCGGCGCGCCAACCTGGCCGATATTGCCGAACAGATCTTCGAGGAAGCCACGCTCCCGGCCCAGAGTGGGCGTCTTGTCGCCATCAGGCTGGAGGTAGACCACCTGGTCGATCCCGCTGCGTTCGACCGCAGCGACATTGCCCGACGCATCGAACTTTACCGCGAGCACGCCGTGATTGCGGATGCGCGGGCGCACGAACGGCCGGCGTCCGGTGACGCTGGAAACGTAATACCAGGTCGGATCGCCGTACTGGCTGGTGAAGCTGGGGCGGCCCAGCGTGCCTTCGACCGAGCGCTGGTTGTCGATCCCGGGCTGGATCGAATCGAGCAGCACCTGATCGGTGATGTAGCCGCGCGATTCGCGGATCGAGGTGCATCCCGCAACGCTTGCGGCAGCGCCCGCCAGCAGCACCGCCAGCCACAGCTTGCGACGACCAGTATCGATATTCCGAAGAGCTTGCATCGAGCCGTTCTATCCCGTCCATTGCCGTGCGCACGCAGCGCACTATATCGCATTGCGAAGGGCTTTAGGGGCCTCGGCCCGGCCTTGCAACGCCGCTGCCGCAAGCAGCTGGGGTGAAGCGGTTGAATTGCGGCTGAATGCGGTGGAACATCGCTGCGGCCCGGGGGTTGGCCTCACATCCGCCTTTCAGTCAAGAACAGGAATCGAAGCCCGCCATGTCCTTTATCTCACGCCTGCTCGGAACCGCGCCCGATCCGCGCGAAAGCGTTCGCCCCCTGTGGCACCGCGTGGTCGAGCTCGCACGCGAGCCGGGCTTTTATACCGATTGCGGGGTGGCTGACACGGTGGGGGGACGGTTCGATCTGATCACCGCGATCCTGTGCACCGTGATGGTGCGGGTCGAGGCTTCCGACATGCGCGCCGAAAGCGCACTGCTGGCGGAACTGTTCGTCGAGGACATGGACGGGCAGCTGCGCGAATTCGGGATCGACGACGTAGTGGTCGGCAAGCACGTGGGACGGCTGATGAGCGCGCTCGGAGGCAGGCTGGGAGCCTATCGCGGGGCGCTCAACGCGAAGGATCGCGAAAAGCTGATCGCCGCCGTCACCCGCAACGTCACCTTCAATGACGATCAGGACGAGGCGAAGGGTGCCGCCTGCGTTGCCGACAAACTGCTTGCCCTGTCCGGAAGGCTCGCCGACCGCAGCGACGAGGAGCTGATCAAGGCGAGCGGGATCTGGTGAGCGCGCCCGAACTTTCGCGACCGGTGAAGGTCCGCCCGCTCACGGGCGATCCGGTGCTGGTCGAAGCCGACGCGGCGGAGCGTGCGGCGCTGGCGGAGCGGTTCGGACTGTCTGCGGTGAACAGCCTGCGCGCCGAGATTGAACTCGAAGCCAAGGGCAAGGCGATCCGCGCCACCGGCGACCTCGAAGCCGAGATCGTTCAGGTGTGCGCGGTCTCGGCAGAGGATTTTCCCGTGTCGATCCGCGAGCCGATAGACCTGAGGTTCGTTCCCGAAGGCGCGTCTGCGGCCGATGAGGAAGAGATCGAACTCGAAGCCGACGATTGCGACGAAATCGAATATGCGGGCGAGACCTTCGATCTCGGCGAAGCGGTAGCGCAGACGCTCGGCCTCGCGATCGACCCCTATGCCGAAGGCCCCAATGCCGAGGCCGTGCGCAAGGCGGCAGGTATCCGCGGCGACGACGCGCCGAGCGGCCCGCTGGCCGAGGCACTGGCGGCGTTGAAGAAGGACGACTGACCCCGGGCTGTGCCTATGTGGCACAGCGAACCGCCCCGGATTCGCGTTGACATCCTTCGGCCTCGGGTGTCACCTGCCCCCTTGGGGGAAATCGGACCGCGCAGGGAGACATGCAGGATTCCGGGGGGAACTACTTTTCGTTCGCAAAACAGGCCTATCACAACCCATGGCTTGATTTGCTGCGATCCCTTGCAATCTTTCTGGTCCTGCTCCGGCACGGAGCGGTGATTGAGAACACCGGTCCGCCCGAAGGCGCGCTGTCCAACTTCTTCCTCAACGGCTGGGCCGGGGTCGACCTGTTCTTCGTCCTGTCGGGTTACCTTATCGCAAGCGGATTGATCCGGCGGTTCGGCGCAACCCGATCGCTGTTTCCGGTCGGTTACTTCAAGGACCGCATCCTCCGCATCGTGCCAGCCTATTACGCGGTGCTGCTGCTGTGCCTGCTGGGATTCTTTCCGGGTTTCCGGATCCTGAGCGAGGATCCCGGCACGAGCTTCGTCGCGCACCTGCTGTTCCTGCAGGATTACACCGGGTCCGACATCAATGTCGTGTTCTGGTCGCTGGGCGTCGAGGAGAAATTCTACATCATCGCACCCGTCCTGGTGCTCCTGCTCCTCAAGGCCGGGTCGTGG
The Erythrobacter sp. JK5 DNA segment above includes these coding regions:
- the hslV gene encoding ATP-dependent protease subunit HslV — protein: MTQHSDSHGLVQWHGTTIVGIRRDDTTVIAGDGQVSMGNTVMKPNARKVRRIGEGGKVIAGFAGATADAFTLFERLEKKLEQYSGQLLRAAVELAKDWRTDKYLRNLEALMIVADKDTLLVLTGNGDVLEPEGGIAAIGSGGNFALAAARALAEYEDDAETIARKAMAVAADICVFTNGNVTLESV
- a CDS encoding outer membrane protein assembly factor BamE — translated: MQALRNIDTGRRKLWLAVLLAGAAASVAGCTSIRESRGYITDQVLLDSIQPGIDNQRSVEGTLGRPSFTSQYGDPTWYYVSSVTGRRPFVRPRIRNHGVLAVKFDASGNVAAVERSGIDQVVYLQPDGDKTPTLGRERGFLEDLFGNIGQVGAPGAGPGGP
- a CDS encoding ubiquinol-cytochrome C chaperone family protein encodes the protein MSFISRLLGTAPDPRESVRPLWHRVVELAREPGFYTDCGVADTVGGRFDLITAILCTVMVRVEASDMRAESALLAELFVEDMDGQLREFGIDDVVVGKHVGRLMSALGGRLGAYRGALNAKDREKLIAAVTRNVTFNDDQDEAKGAACVADKLLALSGRLADRSDEELIKASGIW
- a CDS encoding DUF177 domain-containing protein, producing the protein MSAPELSRPVKVRPLTGDPVLVEADAAERAALAERFGLSAVNSLRAEIELEAKGKAIRATGDLEAEIVQVCAVSAEDFPVSIREPIDLRFVPEGASAADEEEIELEADDCDEIEYAGETFDLGEAVAQTLGLAIDPYAEGPNAEAVRKAAGIRGDDAPSGPLAEALAALKKDD